Below is a window of Xiphias gladius isolate SHS-SW01 ecotype Sanya breed wild unplaced genomic scaffold, ASM1685928v1 HiC_scaffold_789, whole genome shotgun sequence DNA.
TAAGCGGGGATTTCTGTAGCATTGCGTTTGCCTGTTGATGCAGAATGAATTAAAGCAGTCATCTTGCGGCGggtttgctgctgctgggccAAAAGCTCTCGTTGTTCCCTCTCCATCCGACACCATGGGTGCCACTCATTCAGACATCGTCGCAGCAACCGCCTTCGGTCACTCTCCACAGCCAACCGGCATTGTCTTAAAACATCAATTATTGCTTGGTCAGGGTAACAGGATATACATGTTCTATTTATCAGCGAGTTTCATAAAGAGATATTGTCACAATTTATAGTCTAATTTTAAACATATGTAGTAATTTACATTGTATCATTTGTGGTAGATTCATACAATGACAGGTTAACGGGACctttcaacatttattttctttggttctTGCCTGTTTTCAGTTCGTagctcctcctctgttctcGCCACCTCTCGCTGCTTTTGTTCTTCCCACACCACTACTCGCCACACTCGCCATACTCTAAGCTGCCTCTTCCAGTCGCAGAGGGCCATGGCCTTACCCATACATAGTCTTCGGTCCAACACAATTTTATACCATTCCGAGAAATGCCTCTGCAAACACTAAAACATGCAGATATATGTAGGCGCAGGAGTTATCGTGAACCCTGTTCCCATACCCAACTGAAAATACACCCACGCACACATAGTACAGGCACCAACCTTGAGGTTGCTAATGTGAACCATGGTTTGAATTTTCTGTTCTTTATACAGTTGCtctgtttcctgctgctgctgctgttttgtggaAAGGGTTGGAGCTGACTGGAGGCTCCTGGCTGCCCTCTGCCCTTCCattctctccctttccctgtAGAATAAACATACAGCCACTGCTTAATCTACCAGAGCCCCAAGAAGAATTACAGACATTCCCAAAGGTTACAGTGAAAATGTAGGAAT
It encodes the following:
- the LOC120787905 gene encoding coiled-coil domain-containing protein 191-like, producing the protein ERERMEGQRAARSLQSAPTLSTKQQQQQETEQLYKEQKIQTMVHISNLKCLQRHFSEWYKIVLDRRLCMGKAMALCDWKRQLRVWRVWRVVVWEEQKQREVARTEEELRTENRQCRLAVESDRRRLLRRCLNEWHPWCRMEREQRELLAQQQQTRRKMTALIHSASTGKRNATEIPAYQPVMAPPEASNQPETMEKEDYHRSGTLAPDASAVHQDKTPVGPVAQPTQPWQVTQRHAALTAAELHNARQRGKGGGFSRSKSAVSPGSRFENRHAVQQQIITQQRKLLKEQQEQIARLKEAQSMMDLELDIEKP